In Rhinoderma darwinii isolate aRhiDar2 chromosome 9, aRhiDar2.hap1, whole genome shotgun sequence, the following are encoded in one genomic region:
- the C9H11orf68 gene encoding UPF0696 protein C11orf68 homolog, translated as MLTCKESELVSRGAEDHAAESMAADMDPWIIFDARKTPRAEFNEWLETYRPSRVPRFGDAEEGSTPVGWIAVYGPDYCPNVEGGKDLQDAWEKLQCTGRKVNYELVRELALNYGVTSGKWLMHLDTGFKVDHAWRGIATAVVEGRLNVVKVSPHHPESKHVICVYTRDFTDEESIMQTDAVIRSSGVKCLLTYKPDVYTYLGIYRNNHWQICPTIYESRYDLECIPRRSRVTNKVTNIEVT; from the coding sequence ATGTTGACTTGTAAGGAGAGTGAACTAGTATCAAGAGGAGCAGAAGACCATGCTGCTGAATCCATGGCTGCTGATATGGATCCCTGGATAATCTTTGATGCTCGTAAGACTCCACGAGCAGAGTTCAATGAGTGGTTAGAAACGTACCGCCCTTCCAGGGTACCTCGTTTTGGGGACGCTGAAGAAGGATCTACACCAGTAGGGTGGATAGCAGTGTATGGCCCAGACTACTGCCCAAATGTTGAAGGTGGCAAGGACCTTCAGGATGCTTGGGAAAAGCTCCAGTGCACAGGACGCAAAGTTAATTATGAACTTGTTCGTGAGTTAGCACTTAATTATGGAGTTACATCTGGAAAATGGCTTATGCATTTAGATACTGGATTCAAAGTTGACCATGCTTGGCGTGGAATAGCTACTGCAGTAGTAGAAGGTCGGCTTAACGTAGTCAAAGTGAGCCCCCACCATCCTGAAAGTAAGCATGTGATATGTGTGTATACTCGAGACTTCACAGATGAAGAAAGTATCATGCAGACAGATGCTGTAATTCGCAGTTCAGGGGTAAAATGTTTACTGACCTACAAACCAGATGTGTACACCTATTTAGGCATTTACAGAAACAATCACTGGCAGATATGCCCCACTATCTATGAAAGCCGATACGATTTGGAATGTATTCCCCGCCGATCCAGAGTTACCAACAAGGTTACAAACATAGAAGTGACTTAA